One segment of Bacillus alkalisoli DNA contains the following:
- a CDS encoding RluA family pseudouridine synthase: MKFLKNYQLTFQATTDDDGMILREYLRKQHISKAALTDIKFGGGAIRVNSEEVTVRYRLEKDDIVQVLFPEELPSEEMVAEDIQLTILYEDEEVLLINKPSHMNSIPSREHPTGSVANALLHYYKKNGIPATVHIVTRLDRDTSGVMLIAKNRFVHHLFSLQQKQHEINRSYFAIAHRLTQGDAGTIDAPIGRKPDSIIEREVRSDGQLAVTHYEVISKSRDYTVLRLQLETGRTHQIRVHLAFLGHPLVGDDLYGGKRDIINRQALHSEKITFFHPILKKEMTFMADLPEDMKELIKQLGGHY; encoded by the coding sequence ATGAAATTCTTGAAAAATTATCAACTAACATTTCAAGCAACAACCGATGACGATGGTATGATCCTTCGAGAATACTTAAGAAAACAACATATTTCCAAAGCGGCCCTTACCGACATTAAATTTGGCGGTGGGGCTATCCGTGTGAATAGTGAAGAAGTAACGGTGCGCTATCGGTTGGAAAAAGACGACATAGTACAAGTTTTATTTCCAGAAGAATTACCGAGTGAAGAGATGGTAGCTGAAGATATACAACTTACGATACTTTATGAGGATGAAGAAGTCCTTTTAATCAATAAGCCTAGTCATATGAACTCCATACCATCACGTGAACATCCAACAGGCTCTGTTGCCAATGCACTTTTACACTATTATAAAAAGAATGGCATTCCTGCAACTGTTCATATTGTTACTCGTTTAGATCGTGATACATCCGGTGTAATGCTTATTGCAAAAAATAGGTTTGTCCATCATTTGTTTTCTTTACAGCAGAAGCAACATGAAATTAACAGGTCTTACTTTGCTATAGCTCATCGTCTTACCCAAGGAGATGCGGGTACAATTGATGCTCCAATCGGTAGAAAGCCTGATAGTATCATTGAAAGGGAAGTTAGGTCAGATGGACAGCTTGCGGTAACTCACTATGAAGTAATTAGTAAGAGTAGGGATTATACCGTTCTTCGACTACAACTAGAAACGGGAAGAACCCACCAAATTCGTGTGCACTTAGCTTTCTTAGGACACCCTTTAGTGGGGGATGATTTATACGGTGGGAAAAGAGACATTATAAATCGTCAAGCATTACATAGCGAGAAGATAACATTCTTTCATCCGATTTTGAAGAAAGAAATGACTTTTATGGCAGATTTGCCAGAGGATATGAAGGAACTAATAAAACAGCTTGGAGGCCACTATTAA
- a CDS encoding CYTH domain-containing protein — MERNQEIEIEFKNLLNKEEYERLLHTFNLHEEAPVKQINHYLDTDDFQLKSHGCALRIREKKGAYTLTLKQPKGDGLLETHQKINTEQMTAVINGHSIPVGYISSILKDELQVNGSSITYFGSLTTHRFETDYQSGLLVLDKSEYLNVVDYELEFEVSNYEIGQGQFKQLLEQQKIPTRETKNKIVRFYDKKN; from the coding sequence ATGGAGAGAAATCAAGAAATAGAAATAGAGTTCAAAAATTTATTAAACAAAGAAGAATATGAGCGGTTACTTCACACTTTTAACTTACATGAAGAAGCTCCTGTTAAGCAAATAAACCATTATTTAGATACAGACGATTTTCAGTTAAAATCACATGGATGTGCCTTACGTATTCGTGAAAAAAAGGGAGCGTATACATTAACACTAAAGCAGCCTAAAGGTGACGGCCTATTAGAAACACATCAAAAAATAAACACAGAGCAAATGACAGCGGTTATAAATGGCCATAGTATTCCTGTTGGGTATATTAGTTCTATTTTAAAAGATGAACTGCAAGTGAACGGAAGCTCCATAACATATTTTGGCTCCTTAACGACACATCGATTTGAAACAGATTATCAGAGTGGATTGTTAGTTTTGGACAAATCTGAGTATTTAAATGTTGTGGATTATGAATTAGAGTTCGAAGTTTCTAATTACGAAATTGGACAAGGTCAGTTTAAGCAATTATTAGAACAGCAAAAAATCCCGACTCGAGAAACAAAAAATAAAATTGTTCGATTTTATGATAAAAAAAATTAG
- a CDS encoding UPF0738 family protein, with protein sequence MQKKINITHTSWNEHQLLLHADPVTFSLKEVEASNQMLVDSDHLAFIYKLETPTEFIHVSIGADHWTDLKKALDEKKAIVLVIENIALLLTNVEEELGYLIENIKDNANYGEEMEKKVTEVFVN encoded by the coding sequence ATGCAAAAGAAAATTAATATTACACATACATCATGGAATGAACATCAACTATTGTTACATGCTGATCCTGTTACTTTTTCGTTAAAAGAAGTAGAAGCGAGCAACCAAATGCTTGTCGACTCCGATCATCTAGCGTTTATCTATAAGTTAGAAACTCCAACAGAATTTATTCATGTTAGCATTGGAGCAGATCACTGGACTGATTTGAAGAAAGCGTTGGATGAAAAAAAAGCAATCGTATTAGTTATTGAAAACATAGCATTACTATTAACAAACGTAGAAGAGGAACTCGGATATTTAATAGAGAATATTAAAGATAATGCCAACTATGGAGAAGAGATGGAGAAAAAAGTTACAGAAGTATTTGTCAATTAA
- a CDS encoding NAD kinase, with translation MKFAVTSKGDHKSNTLMQRIKTYLQDFDLTYDEDQPDLVISVGGDGTLLYAFHKYRSRLDKTAFIGVHTGHLGFYADWVPEEIEKLVIAVAKTPYQVIEYPLLEVIIRYNNGSRESTNLALNECTVKSVEGTLVMDVEIKGQLFETFRGDGLCISTPSGSTAYNKALGGAILHPSLPAIQIAEMASINNRVFRTIGSPLVLPDHHTALLKPVNDVDFQITIDHLTLLHKDVKSIQCRVAKEKIRFARFRPFPFWKRVRDSFISG, from the coding sequence ATGAAGTTTGCAGTCACTTCTAAAGGGGATCATAAATCCAATACATTAATGCAACGAATTAAAACATATTTGCAAGATTTTGACCTTACATATGATGAAGATCAACCAGACCTAGTCATCTCAGTAGGTGGTGACGGAACTCTTCTTTATGCTTTTCATAAATATAGAAGTAGGTTAGATAAAACTGCTTTCATAGGTGTTCATACAGGACATCTAGGTTTTTATGCAGACTGGGTACCTGAGGAAATTGAAAAGTTGGTCATTGCAGTCGCAAAAACTCCTTACCAAGTCATTGAGTATCCTTTGCTCGAAGTAATAATACGTTACAATAATGGATCACGTGAATCTACCAACTTAGCGCTAAATGAATGTACGGTAAAAAGTGTAGAAGGTACGTTAGTAATGGACGTAGAAATTAAAGGACAACTTTTTGAAACGTTTAGAGGAGACGGACTTTGTATTTCCACGCCTTCAGGGAGTACAGCTTACAACAAAGCACTTGGAGGAGCTATATTGCATCCTTCCTTACCTGCAATTCAAATTGCAGAAATGGCTTCCATTAACAATCGAGTATTTCGTACGATTGGCTCGCCATTAGTGTTGCCGGACCATCATACTGCTTTATTAAAGCCAGTAAATGATGTCGATTTTCAAATAACCATTGACCATTTAACCCTTTTACATAAAGATGTAAAATCGATTCAATGTCGTGTGGCAAAAGAAAAAATTCGATTTGCTAGATTTAGACCTTTCCCATTTTGGAAAAGAGTGCGTGACTCGTTTATTTCCGGCTAA
- a CDS encoding GTP pyrophosphokinase encodes MIQHWDLFLAPYKQAVNEMKVKLKGVRSQFEQQSEHSPIEFVTGRVKPIASILDKATRKGISLERLDVEMQDIAGMRMMCQFVDDIHTVVDLLRKRNDMKIVEERDYISEKKNSGYRSYHVVVEYPVQTIEGEKVILVEIQIRTLAMNFWATIEHSLNYKYSGQFPEEIQERLVRAAEAAYLLDEEMSKIRGEIQEAQAFFLRKKESKDNL; translated from the coding sequence ATGATACAACATTGGGATTTATTTTTAGCGCCATATAAACAAGCAGTGAATGAAATGAAAGTTAAGTTAAAGGGAGTACGTTCACAATTTGAACAACAGTCTGAACACTCGCCAATTGAGTTTGTAACAGGGAGGGTTAAACCGATAGCAAGTATCTTGGACAAAGCAACGCGTAAAGGAATTTCTCTTGAGCGATTAGACGTAGAAATGCAAGATATTGCAGGTATGAGAATGATGTGCCAGTTTGTGGATGATATTCATACAGTGGTTGACCTTTTAAGAAAACGAAATGATATGAAGATTGTTGAAGAGAGAGACTACATTTCAGAAAAAAAGAATAGTGGATATCGTTCTTATCATGTTGTAGTAGAATATCCTGTTCAAACGATTGAAGGGGAAAAGGTTATTTTAGTAGAAATTCAAATAAGAACGCTTGCGATGAATTTTTGGGCAACCATTGAACACTCACTAAATTATAAATATAGTGGTCAATTTCCAGAAGAAATTCAGGAAAGGCTAGTTCGTGCCGCAGAAGCAGCATATTTATTAGATGAGGAAATGTCAAAAATTCGTGGGGAAATACAAGAAGCACAAGCTTTCTTTTTACGAAAAAAGGAAAGCAAAGATAACTTATAA
- the prpE gene encoding bis(5'-nucleosyl)-tetraphosphatase PrpE, translated as MTKFDIIGDVHGCYDEMIQLIKKLGYGIDGKKAIHPKGRKLTFVGDLTDRGPHSLKVISFVYSLVQHDLAHYVPGNHCNKLYRYLLGNKVQVTHGLETTVAELELLTPHERKNIAEMFIKLYENASLYEVLDSGKLVVCHAGIKKEYIGSASKKVKTFVLYGDITGEFEESGMPVRRDWARHYDGEAWVVYGHTPVKDVRTINKTVNIDTGAVFGGHLSAIRYPEMEVVSVASSMPFVEEKFRSFD; from the coding sequence TTGACAAAGTTTGATATTATTGGGGATGTTCACGGATGTTACGATGAGATGATACAGCTTATAAAAAAGCTTGGATATGGGATAGATGGTAAAAAAGCCATTCATCCAAAAGGGCGGAAGTTAACGTTTGTTGGGGATTTAACAGATCGTGGTCCACATTCATTAAAGGTCATTTCATTTGTTTATTCGCTTGTTCAACACGATTTAGCACATTACGTACCTGGAAACCATTGCAATAAACTATACCGTTATCTTCTAGGAAATAAAGTGCAAGTAACACATGGATTAGAAACAACGGTTGCGGAATTAGAGCTTTTGACTCCTCATGAACGAAAGAACATAGCTGAAATGTTTATAAAATTGTATGAAAATGCCTCTTTATATGAAGTATTAGATAGCGGAAAACTTGTTGTTTGTCATGCAGGAATTAAAAAAGAGTATATCGGATCAGCATCTAAAAAAGTGAAAACATTTGTTTTATATGGGGATATTACTGGCGAATTTGAAGAAAGCGGCATGCCAGTTCGACGTGATTGGGCTCGTCACTATGACGGGGAGGCTTGGGTTGTTTACGGTCACACACCTGTTAAAGATGTAAGGACTATTAATAAAACAGTAAACATTGATACTGGGGCTGTATTTGGCGGACATTTAAGTGCGATTCGATACCCAGAAATGGAAGTTGTGTCTGTTGCTTCTTCCATGCCTTTTGTAGAAGAAAAGTTTAGATCGTTTGATTAA